A single genomic interval of Hyphomicrobiales bacterium harbors:
- a CDS encoding phage tail assembly chaperone: MSGCTRQWGALARTRLFPWDDAMALGLGVLRLSPREFWSMTPIELDAAIRGLEGRFDVAGAPLRADLLALMARYPDN; this comes from the coding sequence ATGAGCGGTTGCACGCGACAGTGGGGTGCGCTGGCTCGCACCAGGCTCTTTCCCTGGGACGACGCGATGGCCCTGGGACTCGGCGTTCTTCGGCTTTCGCCCCGCGAATTCTGGTCCATGACCCCGATCGAACTCGATGCCGCCATCCGCGGCCTCGAGGGGCGCTTCGATGTCGCGGGAGCTCCATTGAGAGCCGACCTTCTCGCGCTCATGGCGCGTTATCCGGACAATTGA
- a CDS encoding gene transfer agent family protein, translated as MANARRGEISAVLGGRERRLVLTLGALAELESGLGATDLSALAERLAGGRLAARDAISIIGAGLRGAGEEISDGDVARLDCPDGVAGYVAIVARLLAGAFPSGSNS; from the coding sequence ATGGCGAACGCACGACGCGGAGAGATATCCGCGGTTCTGGGCGGCCGGGAGCGTCGCCTCGTTCTCACCCTTGGCGCGCTGGCGGAACTCGAATCGGGGCTTGGCGCCACCGACCTCTCGGCCCTCGCCGAGCGACTGGCGGGCGGACGACTTGCCGCCCGCGATGCGATCTCCATCATCGGGGCTGGATTGCGCGGCGCCGGTGAGGAGATATCCGACGGGGATGTTGCCCGGCTCGACTGCCCCGATGGTGTGGCCGGTTACGTCGCCATCGTCGCCCGCCTCCTGGCTGGCGCCTTTCCGTCGGGCTCCAACTCATGA